From Oryzias melastigma strain HK-1 linkage group LG15, ASM292280v2, whole genome shotgun sequence, one genomic window encodes:
- the LOC112161783 gene encoding striatin isoform X1, with the protein MDEQAGPGVFFNNNNNSVLPGGGKGPLPDGDAGEAARAQYSIPGILHFLQHEWARFEVERAQWEVERAELQAQIAFLQGERKGQENLKKDLVRRIKMLEYALKQERAKYHKLKYGTELNQGDMKPPSYDSDEANENETSGSLNNQLSWKQGRQLLRQYLQEVGYTDTILDVKSQRVRALLGLAGDGGGRMGTEPLVNGTDTTTKGIGTKGKSELSDPSAVLEVFNFIENAEDLSDEDEEEDSEGKGLTNVESRTIMRKKPTPASHSANMDTSEDPDANAVLKVFDFLSRPDEMDTSESRGPGDGTDWEKDEQGSISEAWDVAPGLITQLKEQYKKERKGKKGVKRPNRSKLQDMLANLRDGEDMPHVQPPSAPQPRPNVPRFNEHEGNRPDEVETLTFPPTPGTFIMGTDEAMESELGLGDLARLTVANEAEGLAYDIGNNKDAMRKTWNPKFTLRSHFDGIRALTFHPVEPVLITASEDHTLKMWNLQKTAPAKKSTSLDVEPVYTFRAHRGAVFSVVMSSSGEQCFSGGLDGTIQCWNTPNPNVDPYDSYDPSVLRGELSGHTDSVWGLVYSGVHQRLLSCSADGTVRLWDASTTSPALAVFNENQKMGIPSSVDLVCSDPAHLVTSFTNGEIGIFNMETRQLVLSLESNLEAGTSCHINKVLSHPTLPITITAQEDRHIKFFDNNSGKLIHSMVAHLDAVTSLAVDPNGLYLMSGSHDCSIRLWNLESKTCIQEFTAHRKKFEESIHDVAFHPSKGYIASAGADALAKVFV; encoded by the exons GCCCAAATCGCCTTCCTGCAGGGGGAGAGGAAAGGTCAGGAGAACCTCAAAAAAGACCTGGTGAGGAGGATCAAAATGCTGGAGTATGCACTGAAGCAAGAGAG agcaAAGTACCACAAGTTAAAATACGGGACGGAGTTGAATCAGGGGGACATGAAGCCTCCGAGCTACGACTCTG ACGAGGCCAACGAGAACGAGACCTCAGGATCGCTCAACAATCAGCTGTCCTGGAAACAAGGCCGGCAGCTCCTCAGACA GTACCTGCAGGAGGTGGGATACACAGACACCATTTTAGATGTAAAATCCCAAAGAGTTCGGGCTCTGCTGGGACTTGCTGGAGACGGAGGAGGCAGGATGGGAACTGAGCCTTTAGTGAACGGGACGGACACAACAACAAAGGGCATAGGCACCAAGGG AAAATCTGAGCTGTCTGACCCCAGCGCCGTACTGGAAGTCTTCAATTTCATTGAGAATGCAGAAGATTTAAGcgatgaagatgaggaggaggacagcGAGGGGAAGGGGCTTACCAACGTAGAATCCAGGACC ATCATGAGGAAAAAGCCTACTCCTGCATCTCACTCGGCCAAcatggacaccagtgaggaCCCAGACGCCAATGCTGTTCTGAAGGTCTTTGACTTCCTGTCCAGACCAGATGAGATGGACACTTCGGAGTCTAGAGGCCCCGGCGATGGGACGGACTGGG AGAAGGACGAGCAGGGCTCCATTTCTGAGGCCTGGGACGTGGCCCCGGGCCTGATAACCCAGCTCAAGGAGCAGTACAAAAAGGAGCGCAAGGGGAAAAAGGGGGTTAAGA GACCCAACCGATCCAAGCTGCAGGACATGCTGGCCAACCTGAGGGATGGAGAGGACATGCCTCACGTGCAGCCGCCGTCCGCCCCCCAGCCCCGGCCCAACGTGCCCCGCTTTAACGAGCACGAGGGAAACCGGCCGGATGAAG tcgAGACTCTTACTTTCCCGCCCACCCCAGGGACGTTTATTATGGGCACAGATGAAGCCATGGAAAGCGAGCTGGGGCTTGGGGATCTGGCCAGGCTCACTGTGGCCAACGAGGCCGAGGGTCTGGCATACGAT ATCGGCAACAATAAGGATGCTATGAGAAAGACGTGGAACCCCAAGTTCACCCTGCGGAGTCACTTCGACGGGATCCGAGCGCTGACGTTCCACCCCGTGGAGCCCGTCCTCATCACGGCATCAGAGGACCACACGCTCAAGATGTGGAACCTCCAGAAGACTGCTCCTGCCAAGAA GAGCACATCTCTGGACGTGGAGCCCGTCTACACCTTCAGGGCTCACAG gGGGGCGGTGTTCTCCGTGGTGATGAGCAGCTCAGGGGAGCAGTGCTTCAGTGGGGGGCTCGATGGCACCATCCAGTGCTGGAACACCCCCAACCCTAACGTCGACCCCTACGACTCCTATG ACCCGTCCGTGCTGCGTGGAGAGCTGAGCGGACACACCGACTCGGTCTGGGGTTTGGTTTACAGCGGCGTGCACCAGCGCCTCCTCTCCTGCTCTGCCGACGGGACCGTGAGGCTGTGGGACGCCAGCACCACCTCCCCCGCCCTCGCCGTCTTCAACGAGAACCAAA AGATGGGAATTCCCTCCTCCGTGGACCTGGTGTGCAGCGACCCCGCTCATCTGGTCACATCCTTCACAAACGGGGAGATCGGAATCTTCAACATGGAGACCCGACAGCTGGTTCTCAGCCTGGAGTCCAACTTGGAGGCGG GAACTTCCTGTCACATCAACAAGGTCTTAAGCCATCCCACTCTTCCCATCACCATCACGGCGCAGGAGGACCGACACATCAAGTTCTTTGACAACAACAGCGGGAAGCTGATCCACTCCATGGTGGCTCATCTGGACGCCGTCACCAGCTTAGCTGTGGACCCCAACGGGCTTTACCTGATGTCTGGCA GTCACGACTGCTCCATCCGTCTCTGGAACCTGGAGAGTAAAACCTGCATCCAGGAGTTCACGGCTCACAGGAAGAAGTTTGAGGAGTCCATCCACGACGTGGCGTTCCACCCCTCTAAAGGCTACATCGCCAGCGCCGGGGCAGACGCTCTCGCTAAGGTGTTCGTATGA
- the LOC112161783 gene encoding striatin isoform X2, whose amino-acid sequence MDEQAGPGVFFNNNNNSVLPGGGKGPLPDGDAGEAARAQYSIPGILHFLQHEWARFEVERAQWEVERAELQAQIAFLQGERKGQENLKKDLVRRIKMLEYALKQERAKYHKLKYGTELNQGDMKPPSYDSDEANENETSGSLNNQLSWKQGRQLLRQYLQEVGYTDTILDVKSQRVRALLGLAGDGGGRMGTEPLVNGTDTTTKGIGTKGKSELSDPSAVLEVFNFIENAEDLSDEDEEEDSEGKGLTNVESRTIMRKKPTPASHSANMDTSEDPDANAVLKVFDFLSRPDEMDTSESRGPGDGTDWGPNRSKLQDMLANLRDGEDMPHVQPPSAPQPRPNVPRFNEHEGNRPDEVETLTFPPTPGTFIMGTDEAMESELGLGDLARLTVANEAEGLAYDIGNNKDAMRKTWNPKFTLRSHFDGIRALTFHPVEPVLITASEDHTLKMWNLQKTAPAKKSTSLDVEPVYTFRAHRGAVFSVVMSSSGEQCFSGGLDGTIQCWNTPNPNVDPYDSYDPSVLRGELSGHTDSVWGLVYSGVHQRLLSCSADGTVRLWDASTTSPALAVFNENQKMGIPSSVDLVCSDPAHLVTSFTNGEIGIFNMETRQLVLSLESNLEAGTSCHINKVLSHPTLPITITAQEDRHIKFFDNNSGKLIHSMVAHLDAVTSLAVDPNGLYLMSGSHDCSIRLWNLESKTCIQEFTAHRKKFEESIHDVAFHPSKGYIASAGADALAKVFV is encoded by the exons GCCCAAATCGCCTTCCTGCAGGGGGAGAGGAAAGGTCAGGAGAACCTCAAAAAAGACCTGGTGAGGAGGATCAAAATGCTGGAGTATGCACTGAAGCAAGAGAG agcaAAGTACCACAAGTTAAAATACGGGACGGAGTTGAATCAGGGGGACATGAAGCCTCCGAGCTACGACTCTG ACGAGGCCAACGAGAACGAGACCTCAGGATCGCTCAACAATCAGCTGTCCTGGAAACAAGGCCGGCAGCTCCTCAGACA GTACCTGCAGGAGGTGGGATACACAGACACCATTTTAGATGTAAAATCCCAAAGAGTTCGGGCTCTGCTGGGACTTGCTGGAGACGGAGGAGGCAGGATGGGAACTGAGCCTTTAGTGAACGGGACGGACACAACAACAAAGGGCATAGGCACCAAGGG AAAATCTGAGCTGTCTGACCCCAGCGCCGTACTGGAAGTCTTCAATTTCATTGAGAATGCAGAAGATTTAAGcgatgaagatgaggaggaggacagcGAGGGGAAGGGGCTTACCAACGTAGAATCCAGGACC ATCATGAGGAAAAAGCCTACTCCTGCATCTCACTCGGCCAAcatggacaccagtgaggaCCCAGACGCCAATGCTGTTCTGAAGGTCTTTGACTTCCTGTCCAGACCAGATGAGATGGACACTTCGGAGTCTAGAGGCCCCGGCGATGGGACGGACTGGG GACCCAACCGATCCAAGCTGCAGGACATGCTGGCCAACCTGAGGGATGGAGAGGACATGCCTCACGTGCAGCCGCCGTCCGCCCCCCAGCCCCGGCCCAACGTGCCCCGCTTTAACGAGCACGAGGGAAACCGGCCGGATGAAG tcgAGACTCTTACTTTCCCGCCCACCCCAGGGACGTTTATTATGGGCACAGATGAAGCCATGGAAAGCGAGCTGGGGCTTGGGGATCTGGCCAGGCTCACTGTGGCCAACGAGGCCGAGGGTCTGGCATACGAT ATCGGCAACAATAAGGATGCTATGAGAAAGACGTGGAACCCCAAGTTCACCCTGCGGAGTCACTTCGACGGGATCCGAGCGCTGACGTTCCACCCCGTGGAGCCCGTCCTCATCACGGCATCAGAGGACCACACGCTCAAGATGTGGAACCTCCAGAAGACTGCTCCTGCCAAGAA GAGCACATCTCTGGACGTGGAGCCCGTCTACACCTTCAGGGCTCACAG gGGGGCGGTGTTCTCCGTGGTGATGAGCAGCTCAGGGGAGCAGTGCTTCAGTGGGGGGCTCGATGGCACCATCCAGTGCTGGAACACCCCCAACCCTAACGTCGACCCCTACGACTCCTATG ACCCGTCCGTGCTGCGTGGAGAGCTGAGCGGACACACCGACTCGGTCTGGGGTTTGGTTTACAGCGGCGTGCACCAGCGCCTCCTCTCCTGCTCTGCCGACGGGACCGTGAGGCTGTGGGACGCCAGCACCACCTCCCCCGCCCTCGCCGTCTTCAACGAGAACCAAA AGATGGGAATTCCCTCCTCCGTGGACCTGGTGTGCAGCGACCCCGCTCATCTGGTCACATCCTTCACAAACGGGGAGATCGGAATCTTCAACATGGAGACCCGACAGCTGGTTCTCAGCCTGGAGTCCAACTTGGAGGCGG GAACTTCCTGTCACATCAACAAGGTCTTAAGCCATCCCACTCTTCCCATCACCATCACGGCGCAGGAGGACCGACACATCAAGTTCTTTGACAACAACAGCGGGAAGCTGATCCACTCCATGGTGGCTCATCTGGACGCCGTCACCAGCTTAGCTGTGGACCCCAACGGGCTTTACCTGATGTCTGGCA GTCACGACTGCTCCATCCGTCTCTGGAACCTGGAGAGTAAAACCTGCATCCAGGAGTTCACGGCTCACAGGAAGAAGTTTGAGGAGTCCATCCACGACGTGGCGTTCCACCCCTCTAAAGGCTACATCGCCAGCGCCGGGGCAGACGCTCTCGCTAAGGTGTTCGTATGA